The Saccharothrix violaceirubra genome segment CCGGGACGTGGTCGTGCACGACGACGGCACGGTCACCGTCGACATGGGGCGCGCGTTGGTGACGGGTACCTCGACGGCCACCATCGGCGGCACCGCGTTCGACGGCGTGTGCGTCGACGTGGGCAACCCGCACCTGGCGTGCGTCACCGGCACCCCGGTGACCGACCTGGACCTGGCCCTGCCCCCGGGCCACGACCCGGTGGCGTTCCCGCACGGCGTGAACGTGGAGTTCGTCAACGTGCTCGACGACGGCGCGCTGCGCATGCGGGTGCACGAACGCGGCGTCGGCGAGACCCGGTCATGCGGCACGGGCACCGTGGCCGCGGTCGCGTCGTGGCTGTACGGCCGGGGTGAGCGGACCGGCAAGGCCACTGTGGACGTCCCGGGAGGACAGGTCTCGGTCGTGGTCGACGAGGAGACGAGCACGCTCACCGGTCCGGCCGTACTGGTGGCCCGCGGCGAACTCGACCAGGCGTGGTGGGACTCGTTGGGCACGGCGTAGTACGGATCCGGAACGCGGGTCCGCAGCCATCCGAGCGTGGTCTGCCCGTGTCGTCGGAACCGGGCGGGAACCGCGACCGTGCGGCCCGCTCGCCGCGCTCACGATGGATCCGTCACCACTCCTCGACCGCGACCCGATTCCTTGTCGTACTTCCTGATCAAGGAGATTCCTTGTCGTACTTCCTGATCAAGGACCTGTGGTCGACCGATCACGCACTCGGCGGATCCGGGACAGCGTTCTCGACTGCCGATGACGGGCCTGGTCATGGCGCGCGTGGTGGAGGTGGCCGTCCCGGCGCACCGGCTGACGATGGCGTGGCGCGTTCGAGCCGGTCGACGCGGCGGTGTGTCCTTCGTACCGTCGGTGGTCCCGGCGTGCCGGGATCGTGGACGGAATATGCGTCCGCGCGGATAGGCACGGACCGCCCGGGTCGACTGGCCTCGTCCGCGATCACCCGGAACCGCGAACTCCGCCACATGCGTTCTCCCGTGACTTCGCAACCCTGGCGTCGGTGCCGCTGTCGCCACCACACCTGCTGATCGAGGATGGGATGGGCCGGTAGCCAAGCACCGCGGCGCGGAGTCCGCCGCCGGCCTCGCGGAGTCGATGGCCATGCCGACCGACGCCCACGCCACCGGCCGCTCCCCGCCGACACAGCATTCGCGCGCGTCGACACCCGGCGGTCGCCGAATTCGCGCCGACCAGCGTCGCGACTGCCTCGCGACGAACCGGCCGCGGGCACGGCGTCGACGCCTGGCGGCAGAGTCA includes the following:
- the dapF gene encoding diaminopimelate epimerase, whose product is MGVEFLKGHGTENDFVVLPDPDGLLDLTEERVRVLCDRQGGLGGDGVLRVIRLDMGPWFMDYRNADGSIAEMCGNGVRVFARYLVDAGLVPRGEFTVSTRGGNRDVVVHDDGTVTVDMGRALVTGTSTATIGGTAFDGVCVDVGNPHLACVTGTPVTDLDLALPPGHDPVAFPHGVNVEFVNVLDDGALRMRVHERGVGETRSCGTGTVAAVASWLYGRGERTGKATVDVPGGQVSVVVDEETSTLTGPAVLVARGELDQAWWDSLGTA